Proteins from one Labrenzia sp. CE80 genomic window:
- a CDS encoding peptidylprolyl isomerase has translation MTEVKAGDSVAIHYKGTLSDGTVFDSSEGRDPLQFTVGSGQIIPGLDKALPGMTVGEEKTVNIPSVEAYGAKDPNATQPVPRDQFPTDIPLEVGTQLQVQTPDGQLMTVSIVEVGEENVVLDANHPLAGKDLTFEFSVVSIG, from the coding sequence ATGACCGAAGTCAAAGCGGGCGACAGCGTTGCCATCCACTACAAAGGCACACTTTCCGACGGCACAGTTTTCGACAGTTCCGAAGGCCGTGATCCGCTCCAGTTCACCGTCGGTTCAGGCCAGATCATTCCAGGTCTGGACAAAGCCCTTCCGGGCATGACAGTCGGTGAGGAAAAGACCGTCAACATTCCTTCCGTGGAAGCCTATGGCGCCAAAGATCCCAATGCGACGCAGCCTGTGCCGCGCGATCAATTTCCAACCGACATTCCACTTGAAGTGGGAACGCAGTTGCAGGTTCAGACCCCGGATGGCCAGCTCATGACGGTTTCCATAGTTGAGGTCGGTGAAGAGAATGTCGTCCTCGACGCGAACCATCCACTCGCCGGCAAAGATCTGACGTTCGAGTTTTCCGTCGTATCGATAGGCTGA